In Candidatus Bathyarchaeota archaeon, the sequence GCGGATTTTTCAACATTCTCAGCATCAGTACTTACCGCCACCGCGAGTTTTTCTACTTCTTCGGCGCTACTAACCACATTTTTGGATATGGTTTCTAGATGTTCAGCGGTTTCTGAAACTTCTTTGGCTATACCCGCCATTTGTTGTGCTGCTGCGGTTTGCTCTTCTACAGCTGAGGATGCCTCTTCAGATGCAGATGAACTTTCCTCAGCGATACTTGCAACTTCCTCAATGGTCTTTGTAACTGATGTTATGGCTTCCAAGCCGCGTTCGACACCGTTGGTTAGGTTGCTGACTTTATTTGTCATTTCACCCATGATTTTGGCGATGCCTTCAGATTCCTTAATTGCTCCCAAAACAATGGTTGCACCCTGCTCTGCCCCGACTTGTGATTGCTTTGATATATCGCTGGTTTGGTTGCCTGCTTCTTTGATGTTTTTGACCAAGTTGATTGCTGAGCCTGCAGCTTGCTTGGACTGCCCCGCTAAGCCTTTAACGGCGTCGGCTACGACGGCGAATCCCCGGCCAGCTTCACCAGCACGAGCAGCCTCAATAGCCGCGTTTAA encodes:
- a CDS encoding methyl-accepting chemotaxis protein — encoded protein: MEAARAGEAGRGFAVVADAVKGLAGQSKQAAGSAINLVKNIKEAGNQTSDISKQSQVGAEQGATIVLGAIKESEGIAKIMGEMTNKVSNLTNGVERGLEAITSVTKTIEEVASIAEESSSASEEASSAVEEQTAAAQQMAGIAKEVSETAEHLETISKNVVSSAEEVEKLAVAVSTDAENVEKSAKEIEVQISKVSEVSEAVKNQAEDAIQAAEKTNVNLQKLVEYRINLLNELKSKYKVE